In Chaetodon trifascialis isolate fChaTrf1 chromosome 4, fChaTrf1.hap1, whole genome shotgun sequence, one DNA window encodes the following:
- the smim7 gene encoding small integral membrane protein 7: MIGDLLIFGTLLVNAGAVLNFKLKRKESQGFGDESRGPTTGDNIREFLLSLRYFRIFIALWNIFIMFCMILLFGS, from the exons ATGATCGGAGATTTGTTGATATTCGG GACCTTGCTGGTGAATGCAGGGGCTGTGCTGAATTTCAAGCT gAAAAGGAAGGAGTCCCAAGGATTTGGAGATGAGTCCCGAGGACCgacaacag GTGACAACATTAGAGAGTTTCTGCTCAGCCTGCGATATTTTCGGATCTTCATCGCTTTGTGGAACATCTTCATCATGTTCTGCATGATTCT ATTGTTTGGATCATGA